CCATCGCGCAGGACCTCACCAAGATGCAGGTCTATGTCAGCACCGATGAGAGCGATGTGGGCAACATCCGCCCCGGCCAGCAAGTCACCTTCAAGGTGGATGCTTTCCCTAAGGATACTTTCAAAGGGCGTGTCTCGCAGGTGCGGCTGAACGCGACCACCGTGCAGAACGTCGTCACCTACACCACGATCGTCGATTTCGACAATCCGGAGCTGAAATTGTTTCCCGGCATGACCGCCTACGTGAGCGTTCCGGTCGCCGAGGCAAGCAACGTCATCGAGGTTCCGAATGGAGCGCTCCGCTTCACTCCCGACCTGAAGGCCGACCAGCTTGCTGCGCTGTATGCCCAGACCGGAGTCACCCCTCCGGCCAAAGGTCGGGCCAAGGACGCCACTGCGGAGCAGGCAAAACGCGCCTCGGCGAGTCCGATGGCGGTGATCTGGAAGCAGACCGCCGACAAGAAGCTGGAACCGGTGCAGATCACTACCGGCATCACCGACCACACTTTCACTGAGGTGGCGCAGGTGCTGCACGGCAGCTTACAGGACGGCGACGAATTAGTGATTGCTTCAGCCAACGTCGCTGCACCCCAGAAAAGTGGCGCGCCCGCATCGCCAGTGAGCGGCCGTGCCTTCCGGGGACGGTAAGGAGACGACCATGGCAACCATCGTTCAGATCGATCGTGACCTAACGGCGCCCGACGCCGTCCACAAGCCGGTGATCCGGGTCGAAGACGTGCACAAGTACTACGACCTGGGCGAGACCAAGGTGCATGCTCTGCGGGGCGTGAGCCTCGACATCGGACGTGGCGAATTCGTCGCCGTCATGGGTTCGAGCGGCAGCGGCAAGTCCACCTTCATGAACCTGCTCGGCTGCCTCGACAAGCCGACCTCGGGGCGCTATGCCCTGGAGGGAACCGATGTTGCGTTGCTCGACAAGCAGGCATTGGCGGAGATCCGCAATCGCAAGCTGGGATTCGTTTTCCAGGGCTTCAACCTGCTGGCGCGCACCACGGCGCTGGAGAATGTGGAACTGCCCACGCTGTATGCGCGGCTCGACCGGGCGGAGCGGACCCGTCGCGCCATCGACGCCCTGACCATCGTAGGTTTGGGCGACCGGGTGGAGCATTTCCCGTCACAGCTTTCCGGCGGACAGCAACAGCGGGTCGCGATCGCGCGCGCGCTGGTGAACCGACCCGCCATCCTGCTGGCGGACGAGCCCACCGGCAACCTCGACAGCCGCACTTCGGTCGAGATCATGCAGATCTTCCAGGACCTGAACCAGCAGGGTCTGACCATCGTGCTGGTCACCCATGAACCCGATATCGCCCGCTATGCCAAGCGCATGGTGGTATTCCGCGACGGCCGTATCCGCCGCGATGAACCTGTGGAGCAGCGCTTCCGCGCCCTGGACGTGCTGAAGAGCATGCCGGTGGTGGAGGACTGAGGAGGCTTTATGGATTTCACTTCCATCCTGAAGATCGCGGTCCGCGCTCTGACCCGCAATAAGCTGCGCTCGGCGCTGACCATGCTGGGCATCATCATCGGAGTGGGCGCGGTCATCGCCACCGTGGGCGTCGGCCAGGGGGCCAGCCAGAAGGTGCAGGACCAGATCGCCTCCATGGGCACCAACCTTCTCTACATCAGCGCCGGCAGCGTGAACCGCGGCGGGCTGCACATCGGCATCGGCGCCACCAAGACGCTGACCGAAGAGGACATGAAGGCCATCCAGGAGCAGATCCCGGCGGTCGCCCAGGCTGCGCCGGGCAGCACCACCAGCCAGCAGATCGTTTCCGATAATCAGAACTGGAACACGCGTGTCACCGGGACCGAGCCGCAGTATTTCGAGATTCGCGATTGGCCCATCGCCAGCGGCTCCTCGTTCACCCAGGACGACGTCACCCGCGCCTCCGACGTGGTGGTGCTGGGCGAGACTGTGCGCCAGAACCTGTTCGGAGCTTCGGATCCGGTGGGCCAGACCATTCGCATCGGCAACCTGCCCTTCAAGATCGTGGGTGTTCTGGCTCCCAAGGGTTCGTCCGGCATGGGTCAGGACCAGGACGATTCGGTGTACATCCCGATCACCACCTTGCAGAAGAAGCTGAGCGGGCAGAACTGGCTGCAGTACATCATGGTGTCGGCGGTGTCGCAGCCGGCGAGCTACGCGGCGCAAGGACAGGTCACGGCGCTGCTGCGCGACCGGCACCACATCCGCGCCGGACAGGACGACGATTTCTCGGTGCGCAACCTGGCCGATGTGGCCCAACTCGCCGACCAGTCGTCGAAGGTCATGACCTTGCTGCTGGCTTCCATCGCCGGCGTCTCGCTGATCGTCGGCGGTATCGGCATCATGAACATCATGCTGGTTTCGGTGACCGAGCGCACGCGCGAGATCGGCATCCGCATGGCCATCGGCGCCACCGAGGCCGACGTGCAGCGCCAGTTCCTGACCGAGTCGGTGGTGCTCAGCATCGCCGGTGGGACCATTGGGATCCTGTTCGGCATTGCGGCCTCGCTGGTGGTCACCAAGGTGCTGGGATGGCCGGTGCTGCTGTCACTGGCAGCGGTGGTCGCGGCGGTCGTGTTCTCCATGGCGACCGGCGTGTTCTTCGGTCTCTACCCGGCGCGCAAAGCCGCGCGTCTTGATCCCATCGAAGCGCTCCGGTTCGAATGATCGCTGACTCTTACCTGAAAAGGGGGCGGCTTGGCCGCCCCTTCCTTCTTTGCCGCATCAGACAAAAACGAATCTGGCGCATCGAAATTCTCGATTGTACTTTTGCCGCTGTTTCCGTCTTAACTAGTGTTTCAGGTCTACCGCGGCGGGACCCAACCCACAACCGGTTTTGGGAATTTCGCACTCCCGATGCGGAGGCTGCGGCGGTGTCTTCTGCGAACGAGGACGGAATGAGCGGGCCGGAACATCACGGGCTGCCTCCCGTGCAGGGTCTCTACGATCCGGCGCACGAGCATGACGCCTGCGGTGTCGGCCTGGTGGCCAGCATCCGCGGAGAGCGCAGCCACGAGGTGGTCCGCAAGGGCATCGAGGTCCTCATCAACCTCACCCATCGCGGCGCCACCGGTTGCGACCCTGAGACCGGCGACGGCGCCGGCGTCCTGTTGCAGATCCCGCATCAGTTCTTCCAGCGGGAGTGCTCCAAGCTGGGCTTCGTCCTGCCGGATCCGGGCAAGTACGGCGTCGGGATGGTCTTTCTCCCGATCGATAAACAGGAGCGCCTCACCTGCGAGGGCATGCTGGAGCGCATCGTCCGCGAAGAGGGCATGACGGTGCTCGGCTGGCGCGACACGCCGGTGGATGCCACGGTCATCGGCCGCATCGCCCGCCGTTCCCAGCCCTACATCCAGCAGCTCTTCGTCGGCAACCCCGCCGGCTGGAGCGAGGACCAGTTCGAACGCAAGCTGTACGTCGTCCGCAAACGCGCCGAGAGCCAGATCGCGGCCTCCGACCTGGCGCACCACGGTGTGTTCTATATCCCGTCACTCTCCTGCCGCACGATCGTGTACAAGGGCCTGCTGCTGGCGCCGCAGATCGAAAAGTTCTACGGCGAGCTCTCCGACCCGGAGGTGGTGACCGCGCTGTGCGTCGTGCACCAGCGCTTCTCCACCAACACGTTTCCCACCTGGCACCTGGCGCATCCCTATCGCTTCGTCGCCCACAACGGCGAGATCAACACCCTGCGCGGGAACGTGAACTGGATGCACGCGCGGCAATCGGTGCTGGCATCACCGCTCTTCGGCGACGACCTGAAGAAGATCTTTCCCATCGTCGCTCCCGGGGGGAGCGACTCCGCCAACATCGACAACGTCGTCGAGCTGCTGTTCCACGCGGGCCGCTCGCTGCCTCACGTGATGGCCATGCTCATCCCCGAAGCCTGGGCGGGGAACCAGCACATCTCGGCGGATAAACGGGCATTTTACGAATATCACGCGTCGCTGATGGAGCCGTGGGACGGACCCGCCGTCATCCTCTTCACCGACGGGCGCCAGGCCGGCGCCATCCTCGATCGCAACGGGCTGCGTCCGGGGCGGTTCGTGGTCACCCGCGACGACATGGTCGTGCTCGCCTCCGAGACCGGCGTGCTCCCGGTCGCGCCCGAGGACGTGAAGACCAAGGGCCGCCTCCAGCCGGGCAAGATGTTCCTGGTGGACACGGCCGAGGGCCGTATCGTCCCCGATAAGGAGATCAAGCAGCGCCTCTGCTCGCGCCAGCCTTACACGCAGTGGCTGTCGCAGAACCTGGTGACGCTCGACCAGTTGCCGGCCCCGGCGCGTGTGCACGGCTCCGACCACGCCACCATCGTCTGCCGGCAGCGCGCCTTCGGTTACACCGACGAAGACTTGCGCATGATCCTCGAGCCCATGGCCGTCAACGGCGAAGAGCCGGTCGGCTCCATGGGCAACGACGCCCCGCTGGCTTGCCTGTCGGACCGTCCGCAGCCACTCTTCAATTACTTCAAGCAGCTCTTCGCCCAGGTGACGAACCCGCCCATCGACCCCATCCGCGAGCAGATGGTGATGTCGCTGGTCAACTACATCGGTACCGAGGGCAACATCCTCGACGAGACGCCGCAGAACTGCCACACCCTGAAGCTGCCCCAGCCGATCCTCTCCAACTCCGACCTGGAGAAGCTGCGCCGTCTCTCCCGCGGCGACCTGCTGGCCACCACGCTGCCCATGCTCTACTGCGTGGAGGAAGGCGAAGCCGGCATGGAGCGCGCCCTGGAAGAACTGGGACGCCGCGCTTCGCTCTCCGTCGCCTCCGGCTACAGCCTGCTGATCCTCTCCGATCGCGGGCTCGACGAGCGCTATGCGCCGATCCCCAGCCTGCTGGCCCTGGCCTCGATTCACAACCGCCTGATCCGCGAGAAGACCCGCACCCAGGTGGCGCTCATCATCGAGTCCGGCGAGCCCCGCGAGGTCATGCACTTCGCCCTATTGCTCGGCTACGGTGCCAGCGCGGTGAACCCCTACCTGATTTTCGAAACGCTGGAAGACCTCACCTGGCGCGGCTGTCTCCCTTCCCACATCGACGCCGACCACGCCGCCCGCAACTTCACCAAGGCCATCAACAAGGGCCTGCTGAAGACCATCTCCAAGATGGGCATCTCCACCCTGCAGAGCTACTGCGGCGCCCAGGTGTTCGAGGCCATCGGACTCGACCAGTCGCTCATCGGCAAGTACTTCACCGGGACGCCTTCACGTATCGGCGGGATCGGTCTCGAGGTCCTCGCCCGTGAGGCGCGCATGAAGCACGAGCACGCCTTCCGGACGGTGACCGGCACCGACCTCGAGCTGCCCGCCGGCGGACACTACAAGTTCCGCGCCGACGGGGAATATCACCTGCTGAACCCGGCCACCATCAGCAAGCTGCAGCACGCGGTGCGGCAATCCAACTTCACCACCTTCAAGGAATACACCGACCTCATCGACGACCAGAGCCGCCGCCTCTGCACCCTGCGCGGTTTAATGCGCGTCAAGGACGCGGAACATCCGGTGCCGCTCGAGCAGGTCGAGCCCGCCAAGGAGATCGTCAAGCGCTTCTGCACCGGCGCCATGTCGTTCGGCTCCATCAGCAAGGAGGCGCACGAGACCATGGCCATCGCCATGAACCGGTTGGGGGGCAAGTCCAATACCGGCGAGGGCGGGGAAGACGAGGTCCGCTTCACCCAGCTTCCCAACGGCGATTCCCGCCGCAGCGCCATCAAGCAGGTGGCATCGGCCCGCTTCGGCGTGACCACCAACTACCTGGTCAACGCCGACGAATTGCAGATCAAGATGGCGCAGGGCGCCAAGCCCGGCGAGGGCGGCCAGCTGCCCGGCCACAAGGTGGACCAGGAGATCGCGCGCGTCCGGCATTCCATCCCCGGCGTCGGACTGATCTCGCCGCCGCCGCACCACGATATCTATTCGATCGAGGACCTGGCGCAGCTCATTTACGACCTGAAGAACGTCAACCCAGCTGCCCGCATCTCGGTGAAGCTGGTCGCCGAGGTCGGCGTGGGCACGGTCGCCGCCGGAGTGGCCAAGGCGCATGCCGACGTCGTGCTCATCAGCGGTGACAGCGGCGGCACCGGCGCCTCGCCACTCAGCTCCATCAAGCATGCCGGCATTCCCTGGGAGTTGGGTTTGGCGGAGACCCAGCAGGTGCTGGTGCTCAACGACCTCCGTGGGCGCATCCGCGTCCAGACCGACGGCAAGCTTCAGACCGGCCGCGACGTCGTCATCGCCGCCCTACTGGGCGCCGAA
This DNA window, taken from Terriglobales bacterium, encodes the following:
- a CDS encoding ABC transporter ATP-binding protein, with product MATIVQIDRDLTAPDAVHKPVIRVEDVHKYYDLGETKVHALRGVSLDIGRGEFVAVMGSSGSGKSTFMNLLGCLDKPTSGRYALEGTDVALLDKQALAEIRNRKLGFVFQGFNLLARTTALENVELPTLYARLDRAERTRRAIDALTIVGLGDRVEHFPSQLSGGQQQRVAIARALVNRPAILLADEPTGNLDSRTSVEIMQIFQDLNQQGLTIVLVTHEPDIARYAKRMVVFRDGRIRRDEPVEQRFRALDVLKSMPVVED
- a CDS encoding ABC transporter permease, encoding MDFTSILKIAVRALTRNKLRSALTMLGIIIGVGAVIATVGVGQGASQKVQDQIASMGTNLLYISAGSVNRGGLHIGIGATKTLTEEDMKAIQEQIPAVAQAAPGSTTSQQIVSDNQNWNTRVTGTEPQYFEIRDWPIASGSSFTQDDVTRASDVVVLGETVRQNLFGASDPVGQTIRIGNLPFKIVGVLAPKGSSGMGQDQDDSVYIPITTLQKKLSGQNWLQYIMVSAVSQPASYAAQGQVTALLRDRHHIRAGQDDDFSVRNLADVAQLADQSSKVMTLLLASIAGVSLIVGGIGIMNIMLVSVTERTREIGIRMAIGATEADVQRQFLTESVVLSIAGGTIGILFGIAASLVVTKVLGWPVLLSLAAVVAAVVFSMATGVFFGLYPARKAARLDPIEALRFE
- the gltB gene encoding glutamate synthase large subunit, coding for MSGPEHHGLPPVQGLYDPAHEHDACGVGLVASIRGERSHEVVRKGIEVLINLTHRGATGCDPETGDGAGVLLQIPHQFFQRECSKLGFVLPDPGKYGVGMVFLPIDKQERLTCEGMLERIVREEGMTVLGWRDTPVDATVIGRIARRSQPYIQQLFVGNPAGWSEDQFERKLYVVRKRAESQIAASDLAHHGVFYIPSLSCRTIVYKGLLLAPQIEKFYGELSDPEVVTALCVVHQRFSTNTFPTWHLAHPYRFVAHNGEINTLRGNVNWMHARQSVLASPLFGDDLKKIFPIVAPGGSDSANIDNVVELLFHAGRSLPHVMAMLIPEAWAGNQHISADKRAFYEYHASLMEPWDGPAVILFTDGRQAGAILDRNGLRPGRFVVTRDDMVVLASETGVLPVAPEDVKTKGRLQPGKMFLVDTAEGRIVPDKEIKQRLCSRQPYTQWLSQNLVTLDQLPAPARVHGSDHATIVCRQRAFGYTDEDLRMILEPMAVNGEEPVGSMGNDAPLACLSDRPQPLFNYFKQLFAQVTNPPIDPIREQMVMSLVNYIGTEGNILDETPQNCHTLKLPQPILSNSDLEKLRRLSRGDLLATTLPMLYCVEEGEAGMERALEELGRRASLSVASGYSLLILSDRGLDERYAPIPSLLALASIHNRLIREKTRTQVALIIESGEPREVMHFALLLGYGASAVNPYLIFETLEDLTWRGCLPSHIDADHAARNFTKAINKGLLKTISKMGISTLQSYCGAQVFEAIGLDQSLIGKYFTGTPSRIGGIGLEVLAREARMKHEHAFRTVTGTDLELPAGGHYKFRADGEYHLLNPATISKLQHAVRQSNFTTFKEYTDLIDDQSRRLCTLRGLMRVKDAEHPVPLEQVEPAKEIVKRFCTGAMSFGSISKEAHETMAIAMNRLGGKSNTGEGGEDEVRFTQLPNGDSRRSAIKQVASARFGVTTNYLVNADELQIKMAQGAKPGEGGQLPGHKVDQEIARVRHSIPGVGLISPPPHHDIYSIEDLAQLIYDLKNVNPAARISVKLVAEVGVGTVAAGVAKAHADVVLISGDSGGTGASPLSSIKHAGIPWELGLAETQQVLVLNDLRGRIRVQTDGKLQTGRDVVIAALLGAEEFGFATAPLVAMGCIMMRKCHLNTCPVGIATQDPVLRQRFQGQPEHLINFFFFVAEQVREWMARMGFRTFDEMIGRVDMLEMRAALDHWKARGLDFSTMLYNPVVPERVARRCVQPQDHGLGQALDHQLIATCQAALETKTPVVIQLPIRNVHRTVGSMLSGEIARRYGSQGLPDDTIRCEFRGSAGQSFGAFLAKGVTLALEGDANDYVGKGLSGGKLAVIAPKGSGFQPEDSIIIGNVALYGATSGEAYFNGVAGERFAVRNSGASAVVEGLGDHGCEYMTRGLVAVLGKCGRNFAAGMNGGIAYVFDERGDFAAKRCNLGAVDLEPVLEAPDVQNLRSLISRHVEATGSSRGRLILENFDELLPRFVKVFPHEYKRVLGIPRSGSVYVPGQVLTPPASAQEVPRG